The following DNA comes from Synergistaceae bacterium.
GGGCTAGTCTATGAAAAAGAACTTGAATGCATCATTCTCAATTCTCTCAAAAGTCTTAGTTTTACTACTTTATTATCTGCCCAGTAAACACCACACCTTTACCAAAGATGGAATGAATCGGTAATTTGAAATGCTGCTCACGCGCTTTTTTACGCAAGCGATTGAGAATCACATCAATGCGGTGCTCATCGCTTTCTTCCTCGTATTGAAACAACAAATTGTGCAATGTTTCTTTAGAGAACACTTCTTGCGGTGCATCACTCAATGCGGCAACCAAGTTGTGTTCTTGCTGAGACAGTTTCAGCTCGCCATTGGAGGGCGAGACTAAAACTCTGGTTTGACTATTTAACACCCAGCGCTCAGCCGTATTGGGCCGGCTAACAGTCTGCATTTGGCTGTTTTGCATTCTGTGCCACAGAGCATCGATCGATGACACCAAGTGCGAAAAACTAATAGGCTTGACCAAATACAGGTCGGCACCGCTTTGTAACCCCAGCCTATTGTCCTCTTGACTGCCACGCGCCGAGATGATGATTAAGCCAAAGTTCTGCATTTTCCCCAGTTGCTCAACCACGTTAAAACCATTTTCACCCGGCAGACCAATATCGACCAAGACAATATCGGCTGGACTTAAATGCAGTTCTTTCCAAAATGCTTCAGCGCTGCCCACACTCCAGACCTTGTAACCTTTTTGCGTGAGATAAAAGCTTAACTCCTCACGCAAATCACTAGAGTCTTCAATCACGGCGATATTCGGTTTGCTCACATTCATCTGAGATTAATCCTCCATAGCCCGCTTTAACGTAAACTCAAAACAGCTGCCTTGAGCGGTACTGCGCAACAGCTTTAAGCTTCCACCTGAAGCATTAGCGATTTGCTGGGCCACAAACAAACCCAATCCAGTGCCATGTTTTGACGAGCTACCACGACGATAGCGTTGAAAAATAGCGTCAGGCTCTAGCGTGCCGATCCCTGTGCCTTGATCATAAATCAGCACAGTTACCTTTGCGTCCGACACACTGCAATCAATACGAATATCGCCACCATTTGAATACTTGATGGCATTGTCAATCACGTTAGACATTGCAATTCTCATCATCGCCGAATCCACCAATACCTGACAATGACAAGCCGCAACCGCCTCTG
Coding sequences within:
- a CDS encoding response regulator transcription factor, with protein sequence MNVSKPNIAVIEDSSDLREELSFYLTQKGYKVWSVGSAEAFWKELHLSPADIVLVDIGLPGENGFNVVEQLGKMQNFGLIIISARGSQEDNRLGLQSGADLYLVKPISFSHLVSSIDALWHRMQNSQMQTVSRPNTAERWVLNSQTRVLVSPSNGELKLSQQEHNLVAALSDAPQEVFSKETLHNLLFQYEEESDEHRIDVILNRLRKKAREQHFKLPIHSIFGKGVVFTGQIIK
- a CDS encoding HAMP domain-containing histidine kinase, with protein sequence MGTVSHEFRTPLAIICAALENLQLSESDVDSPRLSRYQKIERATERLIQLTDNCLADARLSVGATALYLEPTDLMRLLSSAASLVHISDTHQLVLTVNGDPEAVAACHCQVLVDSAMMRIAMSNVIDNAIKYSNGGDIRIDCSVSDAKVTVLIYDQGTGIGTLEPDAIFQRYRRGSSSKHGTGLGLFVAQQIANASGGSLKLLRSTAQGSCFEFTLKRAMED